Genomic DNA from Brassica rapa cultivar Chiifu-401-42 chromosome A04, CAAS_Brap_v3.01, whole genome shotgun sequence:
CAAAAGAATCTCCTCGGCGAAGGAGGCTTTGGCTGTGTTTACAAAGGCGTTCTTTCCGACGGCAGAGAAATTGCGGTTAAACAGTTGAAGATCGGTGGAAGCCAGGGAGAAAGAGAGTTCAAAGCTGAAGTTGAAATCATCTCCCGTGTTCATCACCGACATTTGGTTACGCTTGTTGGTTATTGCATCTCGGAGCAGCATAGGTTGCTTGTGTATGATTATGTGCCAAACAACACTCTCCATTACCATCTCCATGGTACGTTTACATTCTTTAAAACCATGAAGTTATCCCTTTTTATAACTACGTAAGCTTCAAAGCATTGTGTCTTTGCAGCTCCGGGAAGACCGGTTATGACGTGGGAAACTCGGGTTAAGGTTGCTGCTGGTGCAGCTCGTGGAATTGCCTACTTACATGAAGACTGTAAGTTAACTGCTGCTTTGTTGGTTTCATTTATACGACAATGTAGCTTCCTTCTTATGTTATGTTTGTGCAGGTCATCCTCGGATTATTCACCGTGACATTAAATCTTCAAACATACTCTTAGACAACAGCTTTGAAGCCTTGGTAACATCATATTAACTTTACTCCTAGTCATTGTAATGGTTATTGATTCAACAACACTGAACTCTTTAAGAAAGTTGTCTCCATAGGTTGCGGATTTCGGGCTAGCTAAAATTGCGCAGGAACTGGATTTGAACACACACGTCTCGACCCGTGTGATGGGAACCTTTGGGTATAAGCTCTTTGCTGTAATTGTGTGCCTTACAGAAGGAGGAATCGATTATTAACTGTCATCTTTTGGTTAGGTACATGGCTCCTGAGTATGCAACTAGTGGAAAGCTGTCTGAAAAAGCAGATGTTTATTCGTATGGTGTAATACTCTTGGAGCTTATAACTGGTCGGAAACCTGTAGATACGTCTCAGCCACTTGGGGACGAAAGCCTTGTTGAATGGGTAAGTGCGAGTAGTTGCGTTAAAATTGGTTTCTTGAAAGTCGTCGAGTGTTCTTTGACCACCTTTGATTTTAAACTCTTTTCAGGCAAAGCCCTTGTTGAGTCAAGCAATCGAAAATGAAGAGTTCGGCGAGCTAGTTGATCCAAGGTTAGGGGTCAACTTCATCGCTGCGGAGATGTTTCGAATGGTGGAAGCTGCAGCTGCATGCGTGCGCCACTCAGCTGCAAGAAGACCAAAGATGAGCCAAGTTGTGAGAGCACTGGACACGCTCGAAGAAGCGTCGGATATTACAAACGGAATGAGACCAGGACAGAGCCAAGTGTATGACTCGAGACAACAATCTGCTCAGATAAGGATGTTTCAGAGAATGGCGTTTGGGAGTCAAGATTATAGTTCTGACTTCTTTGATCGGTCACAGTCACATAGTAGCTGGGGAAGTCGTGACACTCGTGACCAGTCCAAATTTGTACcttagtagtttttttttaactacctTAGTAGTTAATACTGTTTTTTTCCCACTCTCTTCTTTCCcttaaacatatttattttgtatattgttTGCATGATTTTAAAGTTTACATACTTATAAATTTTGTAGCTTTTGGgagaaaaaaatacacaaaattGTTCCTAGGTTTATATGGTAAACTAAGTAATGATTCCATAAGACCTGCACcattatcataaaaattatataatttattttatactaGGGTCCGCAATTTATTTTATACTAGGGTCCGCCCGTAGGTATTAGTTAATtcgatattcactaaatgctcgagttgaaatttgttttaagattcaaaaatttagttatctgttatgtgttacttattagtatgcggtggtatagttgttttcgattattcttgctttggtattgtatcaaattaactaattgtccaactcataattatagatgtacaaatgtggatttgtgataaagtttgatgacaatactgtttttttttttttattcatagtggagtgtgcatgtgtcagaaagaggcctatatcaacttttatgtttttgcatatggattttaaatatatattattttgtataatgcatacttgctctacaacatttgcttgtagactaaaaaaattgttttctatatttttaaaagaataaatatttagtctagaatataacatggacatatgtattgactatatacagaagttgagtgttattttaaaatgacatatgtatagaggtttttcaactattacttcactggcacaaaatatttataactgcaataccttcttttaaaaacaaaactaataaaagcgtgtacaacaaatgtattttgatatatatattatatgcatcaagttataaaggttggaaactttgcaaaactgtttggagcaaagtttttaacttcacgatcttcattttgacgtcagttcagtgccGGCCCTGGCTACAAACAGAAGAATCATGGACTTCCATCCAACACgaaaataagtattttcgcggccacatatttattaaaagtgactttagcctagtggttctgAGAGAAATTACCAATGCTGgaggtgctgggttcaattacccctgacagttttttgttttattttagccCCAAATATAAAATGAGATACGTGTCACTCCCATAACGCACGACTTGATGACGTGGCATCAGAGGAGGGAggcaaacatatttttttatatatagatagattgtTGTGCATATGTTGCCTAATCGAACATTGAAAACATGGTAATTATCATATGTGatgattaaaaaattacaaatataaaattggCTGATCAACAAAGACTTAAATTAGTAAGACCCTAAATTTTAATCTTGCGGATTCCAGGATCAAATATAAGTGTTATTGAGACTACAACATGTTGGTTATGAAACTCTTGTTCTAGCCGTCTAACTCTATAATCGAAACTTTGAATACTCGATCTCTTGTTATAGGGTATGGACCCCTTTTTTAGGTTATTGTGTTTAGTCAAGAGTTATATTAGATCATCCAATATCTTGAAATATAGAAAGATCCCCTTTTATTAGAAGTTTTCTATTTTACCCGGGTACATAAGGAAAACTAGCCCCTAAAGCCAAAAATCGTCTTGATAAAAGAAGCATCCTGCTCATAAGCAAGAGGAATAACTTTTTAGATTAATTATCCCTAGCAATCTTAGtacctaaaattaaaaaaaaaatactcattaTTTTGTGTATTTATAGATAAAATTGGATAGTTTGGATACAATTTACCAAACCAAATTGGATATAAAATACCGAACCCAGTTGGGTAGTTTAGTTACTTGATAAAAATACCTGAACCAGCATCAGATGTAACGGTTATCCTGTTAATGTCTGATTTCTATACATCAAACTCAAACCCCACCTAGACATAGACGGATTTGACTCTAATGTTGATCCGACTTTTTGTAATATTCGAATGAAACCTATATTTAAAGATCAAAAAACCGATACCTAAAAGAATCGATCCAGATCCGAACCGTTACTCGAATGCCCCAACTTATTACTAAAGATGTATTCAAGAGAGGTCAATAGAATTAACATCTGTTAAAGATGATATATCTTTTATTAATAGAGAATTGGTGCATAAGAGGATCAACATCCATGAGATACTATATAACTCTCTTAACCATATTATTTTAATCTATTAAttgcattttatttatttttgataaattgaATCATTATAAAAAAAGACATGTCTCATTTGTGTTTCTTAAAAACTGGGTAGAGTTTCTTCTTTGAGATACCATTTCTCACctctctttttcttatatttttcttaatttgttttattagtaAGAGATTCGATGAGAAGCTCTCACAAAGTAGAATTTGAGctcgaaagaaaaaaattggagaTTAATTTTGTTAATTGATAATGAAAGATGGATAAGTCGGCAACTTGTTTAaccatcctactatatattaattgagaagtcattATAATTACTTTTGCTTACGTGTCGATCATAGGTGAACTCTTACAAAATTGTtaaaatttgattggtcgatgatttttaattttatttattttatttagatctAAAAAGAATGGTAAGTCTATAATCATTTAATATCACTTgccaaataatttacataatattGCAAACaatgatttatggtaactaattgtttaaattatagaaagagaaataaatttattttttatatttataaaatacataaaataaaaacgacaaacaatttatataaatcgatataataattttatattcttatttaaaagcattatattttgtatattttatcataataactattaaaatCTTCTAAACTTCATATTacatgttttataaataatctATAAAgacatttatcaaattatttatcttcgcttattgtatattttaaattattataagagtttgtatgtcatctatgagagcttataaattaatctatgaaatttattttaaaatctcatcctactatcctactatatattaattgagaagtgaCTTAAGAGACTTTTACTTATGTGTCGATCATATatgaaattctaaaaaaattgttataaatgGATTGGtcaatattatttaatatagatcattttttttatatttataaactacataaaataataaacgacAAACCgtttatataaatcaatataatgattttgtattcttattaaaagcattatattttatataaattatcataataaatattaacatcttttaaagttcatattatatgctttataaaacatttataaaaccatttataaaattatttatattggcttattgtatattttaaattatcataagaGTTTGTAAGTCATCTATAAGagctaaaattaatttataacatcctactatatattaattgagaagtcactttagtgagtTTTGCTTACGTGTCGATCATAGGTGAACTCttacaaaattgttataatttgattggtcgagatttttaattttttttattttatttagatctAAAAAGAATGGTAAGTCTATAACCAATTAATATCACTTgccaaataatttatataatattacaaataatgatttatggtaactaactgtttaaattatagaaagagaaataaattgatcatttttatatttataaaatacatacaaaaataaatgacaaacagtttatataaatcaatataatgattttatattcttatttaaagcattatattttgtattaattatcataataactattaacatcttctaaagttcatattatatgatttataaatcatttataagaacatttatcaaattatttatcttcgcttattgtatattttaaattattataaaagtttgtatgtcatctatgagagcttataaattaatttaaaatttttaaattaaaatctcATCCTactatcctactatatatttaCTGAGAAGTGACTTAAGAGACATTTTTTATGTGTCAATCATATATGAAATCCtaaatattgttataaattGATTGGccgataatatttaatatatatcaattttttatatttataaaatacataaaataataaacgatAAACAACttatataaatcaatataatgattttgtattcttatttaaaagcattatttttttataaattattataataaatattaacatcttctaaagttcatattaaatgatttactaaacatatataaaaccatttatcaaattatttatattggcttattgtatattttaaattatcataaaagtTTGTAAGTCATCTATAAGAgcttataaattagtttataaaatctttttttttaatctcatcCTACTAtgctactatatattaattaagaagTCACTTAAgagttaatattataatttgtttttttaaggattttcaatatcttttttttatgaGTAAGAACATCAGTTCTAGAACTAGTTTTATAATTATCCAAACGACCTTAATATATTTCACACAATAAtttatggtaattaaatatgtgatttatataacatatataatactTCATAAAATAACTTTGAAGAATCAAGTATttctaaactatataaaatatttcaaaagtttaaGTATTATATACCTTCAAAACTtaagtaattttattaaaaactgaatcctgaatattatatataactaatttcaGTACAATTAtcaatacaaaatattaaaaaatatttaaaatagtcatatttatctttttaaaaaaattgttttaagaaaaaaatttaacaaaaaaccacataatgataaaaacatatttaaatttgaaaagttacaataaatatattgttacaaAACATTCAAATCTGCGAAATCGCGGGTATCCACCCAGTACACTTTTAGATTCAAAACCGCTcatgattattttttataataatgttaGGCATAatgacacaatttgtttttactGTTGTAATGATTAGTAGTTATCTAGCTTTATAACTGTAGTTTTCTTTTAACCAAAGAAATGGAATATGCGGATAATGATAATAGTTACAAGTGCGTAATCATACATGTTGCGTGAAAGATTAGGGTTTGAATGGTAACCAAGGGAACGAAGTGGAACACTGCATTCCTTAATGTTCCTCAAAAATGTTACCATTCGCGAGGAATATTTTTTCCTCTTCATTCCTTTCCATTCccttttttgtagagaattataaTGCAAATTTGTTCCTTgttaattttgataaggaacccTTGTTCCTCATCGTTCACAAAATTTTATTCCTATTCATTCTTTTCCTAATCATTCCTAATGTTCCTTGATGGTTACCAGTCACACCCTAAGTGTACTTAGCGTATGGATATGCGGACAaggaaataaactaaaaattatagaaagtggAAGATCCGGCGGTTTAggatctctcctcctctcaattTATATATCTCATTTTCCAAGGTAACATCAGTTTCTATAAGCAAATCAGATCTGATCTGAAAGCTACTGTTTAACCATGGACAAAGGCATAGGTCTTTACCCACTTCATCGTTGCAAAACCATTCACCTGGTTAGTATAAACTTATCCACAGAAGATTTGTGTGGTTCATGATCTCTCGCCAAGTTTCTGATGCATTTTTGTTTATGTATAGGTGAGACATGCTCAGGGGGTTCATAATGTTGCTGGAGAAAAAGACCATAGTGCTTACTCTTCTGAGGACTATTTTGATGCTCAGGTCACCCCTCTTGGTTGGCAACAGGTATATCTCTGTTCTGGTCTGGATTTAATGCTCTAGCGACGATGCTGATCTATATATCTATGGCAGGTGGATCATCTACGGAACCATGTCCTAGAAACTCAACTCTTGAACAAAGTTGAACTTGTCATTGTCTCTCCCTTGCTTAGGTAAAACGTTTATTATGCCTCACATGTTCAACCACAACcacctttttaatattttaattgccAACTGTTAATTTTAACCACCAAAAGCAAATGAAATGAAGGAGAATATCCATTCCATTTACATTATGCTAACATactatatgaaaataaaaaacaattgtttTCTTGTTGGTTCTtttaaaatgtgattttttCTTGTAAGTTTTCACGAATCTAGCCTTTGAAacaattgtattttaaaatcattaaatgCAGAACTATACAAACTGCTGTTGGTGCTTTTGGAGGTGGGGAAGATACTAATGGAACAGATGCAACACCGCTAATGGTGGCCAACGCAGGGAGCAGCGACCGTCCTGCCATTTCAGGCTTAAATAGCCCACCTTTCCTTGCCGTTGAGCTATGCAGAGAAACTATGGTACACAACTAGTTTAGGAGTTAGTAGTAAGCAAAGATTAATCAAATATTTGAAGGCTTTTTTTTATGAACGCAGGGTGATCATCCCTGTGACAGGCGAAGAAGCGTTACAGAGTACAAGGCTATGTTTCCTGCAATCGATTTTTCAATTGTAAGAACATCATATTGGTTATTGGTCAACATCTCTACTTGATGATTTTTTTGTCGCCTAAATATTGTTGGAATGATTCTTATGCTTATGCTTATAGATTGAAAGCGACAAGGATGTTTTGTGGAAGCCTAGTCCAAGAGAGACCCCAGATGAAGTTGCAGCTAGAGGTGTAGAGTTCATTAACTGGTAACCTCCATGGATACTGTAtacattctttttttattttagttactaATTATTTTCCTgttgatttgaaaaaaaaaatatatatatatatatatatgtcattctCTTTGTGAAGGCTATGGACGAGGAAAGAAAAGGAGATTGCAATTGTATCTCACAGTGGCTTCTTGCACGGTCTCTTGAGCTCTTTCGGGAAGGATTGTGTTGAAGACATAAAGAAAGAGTTGTCTATACAGTAAGAGATCTTAACGCACAAAACCTCAAGAAATTCATAAACTGTTTACTAATGAAACTCTGTAACATTTCTCAGCTTCAAGAACTGTGAGCTTCGTTCAATGGTTATCGTGGATCAAGGGTAAGCAAAGTGGTAATAAGTTATGGTAGAGTAGAGAATCAATATTATAGACATAAGATATGAGACTTAAAGAGTGTATGTGGTTTGCAGGAACTTGGGGACTGATTCTACAGAGACCACAAACTATTCTGGCAAGGTTCCTCAAGGACTTGATCATCCAAGCGACTAATCGATCAAGAGTAAGAGAGATAAATAACAAGGGAACACATGATGGCTCCATTGGAATATTATTTTGGCATTTTCAGCTCGTATTGTATTTGATaaacataagttaaattttagtatttatgtCAGCTACTACATGATTTACTGATTATGCTGGTTGTTTGAGGAAAATGAATAAATTTCAGAAGGTTCATTCATCAATGTTGTGGCTAAACAAATTTGGTGGAAGATGTGTAAAATATTCTCGTAAATTAGGGGGATTTTTCGTTACATGTTCCTCATGAATGCACTAGAATTTGGGTATTATAAAGTATTTTGACATATTAGTGATTGCATTAAACTTGAAAAGAATGGAATCACCAATTGTAGATTTTGGAATAGTCGTTGATTCTATTGACTGCAtgtgagatatatatatatacatacaaataCTTACATCAGATCTTTGTAAAAGCTAGAATTTTCTCAATAGATGGAAGCCAAACAACCATACAAGCAAACCACAAAGCAGAGTCGAAGATATCCATTTAAGTACATTTCTTGTTCGTAGCTTCATGTAAGTTATCAAAGAAACTCTTCTCAATGGAACATTTCATAAGGACACTCAACAAATACAAGTTCACATGTGGTTGAAGCTCGGGAAGAAAACGCCAACTCCTTGATCATCTTAAGGTGTGGAACAGAATATTGTACTATATCAGCAAAGATTGTTACCTTCTTTAAGAAACAAGCGTTTTTCAAAATGTAAACCGCAATATCTCTTTCTTCTGGTCTCCCAAAGTATCCTGACCAGTTGAAAATTTGTAGACTCGACAACAGACATTGAGGAACTTGGCTAGGTTGTTTCCAGCAAACCATATCAGTATCCTCAACAAACCCATGTATCTGAGAACAAGCCAAACACTTAGAGATAGAGAGACGATCAAC
This window encodes:
- the LOC103863793 gene encoding phosphoglycerate mutase-like protein; its protein translation is MDKGIGLYPLHRCKTIHLVRHAQGVHNVAGEKDHSAYSSEDYFDAQVTPLGWQQVDHLRNHVLETQLLNKVELVIVSPLLRTIQTAVGAFGGGEDTNGTDATPLMVANAGSSDRPAISGLNSPPFLAVELCRETMGDHPCDRRRSVTEYKAMFPAIDFSIIESDKDVLWKPSPRETPDEVAARGVEFINWLWTRKEKEIAIVSHSGFLHGLLSSFGKDCVEDIKKELSIHFKNCELRSMVIVDQGNLGTDSTETTNYSGKVPQGLDHPSD
- the LOC103863792 gene encoding proline-rich receptor-like protein kinase PERK8; this translates as MSLVPPLPILTPPPSSNSSTTSSPPPSSSPPTTPLVPPPVTPPPSPPVPSSSPPPPVISSPPPSSSPPPPVVSSPPPAAASSPPPPPVVVASPPPSTPPPAPPQDSSPPPPPESSPPAPTTTSSPPPPPSNTPSPPKPSPSPPSDTRSPPPPPSSDKPSPPPPGSTSTPPPASHPTDPAALAPPPTPLPLVPREKPTPPASPNANGNNTSSSSPSGVGTGGIVAIGVIVGLLLLSLFVLALWLTRKRKRKDPGAFVGYTMPPSGYSSPQGSDAVLFNTNSSAPNNKMRSHSGNDYMYASSDSGMVSNQRSWFSYDELAQVTNGFSQKNLLGEGGFGCVYKGVLSDGREIAVKQLKIGGSQGEREFKAEVEIISRVHHRHLVTLVGYCISEQHRLLVYDYVPNNTLHYHLHAPGRPVMTWETRVKVAAGAARGIAYLHEDCHPRIIHRDIKSSNILLDNSFEALVADFGLAKIAQELDLNTHVSTRVMGTFGYMAPEYATSGKLSEKADVYSYGVILLELITGRKPVDTSQPLGDESLVEWAKPLLSQAIENEEFGELVDPRLGVNFIAAEMFRMVEAAAACVRHSAARRPKMSQVVRALDTLEEASDITNGMRPGQSQVYDSRQQSAQIRMFQRMAFGSQDYSSDFFDRSQSHSSWGSRDTRDQSKFVP